One Callospermophilus lateralis isolate mCalLat2 chromosome 6, mCalLat2.hap1, whole genome shotgun sequence genomic region harbors:
- the LOC143400819 gene encoding olfactory receptor 2B6-like, whose protein sequence is MWINNQSSLDDFILLGFSDQPWLETPLFIIFLVAYIFALFGNISIILVSRLDPQLDSPMYFFVSNLSLLDLCYTTSTIPQMLVNLWGPEKTISYGGCIAQLYIFLALGSTECILLALMAFDRYAAICKPLHYPIIMNQRRCTHMAAGTWISGFANSLVQSTLTVVAPRCGQRVVDHFFCEVPALLKLACTDTSVNEAELNVLGALLLLVPLTLILGTYVFIARAVMKIRSAESRWKAFNTCASHLLVVSMFYFTAISMYVQPPSSYSRDRGKIMALFYGIVTPTLNPFIYTLRNKDVKAALRRALTKEFWVKKR, encoded by the coding sequence ATGTGGATCAATAATCAGAGCTCCCTAGATGATTTCATCTTATTGGGATTTTCTGACCAACCCTGGCTAGAGACACCACTCTTCATAATCTTTCTGGTGGCCTACATCTTTGCTCTATTTGGAAATATCTCCATTATCCTAGTTTCCCGCCTAGATCCCCAGCTCGACAGTCCCATGTACTTTTTTGTCTCAAATCTGTCACTTCTGGATCTCTGCTATACCACCAGCACCATCCCACAGATGCTAGTCAACCTTTGGGGACCAGAGAAGACCATTAGCTATGGGGGTTGTATTGCCCAACTCTATATTTTTTTGGCCTTGGGTTCCACTGAATGCATTCTTCTGGCCTTAATGGCCTTCGACCGTTATGCTGCCATTTGCAAGCCCCTTCACTATCCAATCATCATGAATCAGAGACGATGTACCCATATGGCTGCTGGGACCTGGATCAGTGGTTTTGCTAACTCTCTTGTACAATCCACACTCACAGTGGTGGCCCCAAGATGTGGACAGAGGGTGGTGGaccatttcttctgtgaagttccTGCCCTTCTGAAACTAGCCTGTACTGATACTAGTGTGAATGAAGCTGAACTCAATGTTCTAGGGGCTTTGCTACTCCTGGTACCACTCACCCTCATCCTGGGCACTTATGTGTTCATTGCTCGGGCAGTGATGAAAATCCGCTCTGCTGAAAGTCGTTGGAAGGCCTTTAATACctgtgcttcacatttgcttgtgGTATCCATGTTCTATTTTACAGCCATCAGCATGTATGTCCAGCCTCCCTCTAGTTACTCTCGGGACAGGGGTAAGATTATGGCTCTCTTCTATGGTATTGTCACACCCACCCTCAACCCTTTTATCTATACATTGAGGAACAAGGATGTGAAAGCTGCCCTAAGAAGAGCATTGACTAAGGAGTTTTGGGTCAAGAAAAGATga